The Hyperthermus butylicus DSM 5456 genome includes a region encoding these proteins:
- a CDS encoding DMT family transporter, with product MTRTRGLAYAVTAAILWGSIGVAYRLALSHGASREWLILGRPLIGGLGSLAATVLGYGRPGRWSLLVGAGTLAPLVVVYLFAVELLGAALASILLYTAPIWVALLGLLLLGEKPGTRGALAVALGFTGSFLIAFEGWARASLVAVLVGLAAGLLYAAYMLAARYALRHGAGELEVGLHSQPFTAMAVAAVTKPGELPATVDLPWMLYLGVATMLVPYVLHARALRLLEAYRVSVVSLIEPLAATVLAALLLGEKLTALQLVGATLILAASLLALEKGR from the coding sequence TTGACGAGGACTCGGGGTCTAGCCTATGCTGTTACGGCTGCTATACTTTGGGGGAGTATTGGCGTAGCCTACCGGCTAGCCTTGAGCCATGGTGCTAGCCGTGAATGGCTTATTCTCGGTCGCCCCCTCATCGGCGGCCTAGGCTCTCTCGCTGCCACAGTGCTCGGCTATGGCAGGCCTGGCAGGTGGAGCCTCCTTGTGGGTGCTGGTACGCTAGCACCGCTGGTGGTTGTCTATCTCTTCGCCGTCGAGCTTCTCGGCGCTGCACTTGCCAGCATACTGCTCTACACGGCGCCGATATGGGTGGCCCTCCTCGGCCTGCTCCTCCTCGGTGAAAAGCCGGGGACCCGTGGTGCTCTAGCTGTAGCCCTAGGCTTCACTGGCTCCTTCCTCATAGCGTTTGAGGGCTGGGCCCGTGCAAGCCTCGTAGCCGTACTTGTTGGGCTTGCAGCTGGCCTACTCTACGCAGCCTACATGCTCGCCGCCCGCTATGCGTTACGCCACGGTGCTGGGGAGCTAGAGGTTGGACTCCACAGCCAGCCCTTCACAGCCATGGCAGTAGCAGCTGTAACAAAGCCAGGGGAGCTGCCTGCGACTGTGGACTTGCCATGGATGCTCTATCTCGGAGTCGCCACGATGCTTGTACCCTACGTGCTCCACGCCCGCGCGCTGAGACTTCTGGAGGCTTATCGGGTCTCGGTTGTGTCGCTCATAGAGCCCCTAGCAGCGACGGTGCTGGCTGCGCTGCTGCTCGGCGAGAAGCTCACAGCGCTACAGCTCGTGGGAGCAACACTAATTCTTGCGGCTTCCCTGTTGGCACTAGAGAAGGGACGCTAG